One segment of Falco rusticolus isolate bFalRus1 chromosome 3, bFalRus1.pri, whole genome shotgun sequence DNA contains the following:
- the HEY1 gene encoding hairy/enhancer-of-split related with YRPW motif protein 1: MGETGAGRGAGRALGALLPRAPRRLPDGRPRPAAAMKRAHPEYSSSDSEELDEAVEVEKESADENGNLSSAAGSVSPSTSSQILARKRRRGIIEKRRRDRINNSLSELRRLVPSAFEKQGSAKLEKAEILQMTVDHLKMLHTAGGKGYFDAHALAMDYRSLGFRECLAEVARYLSIIEGLDASDPLRVRLVSHLNNYASQREAASSAHTGIGHIPWGSAFGHHPHISHPLLLAQNGHGNTSTTASSTEPHHQTRIAAPHAETSSLRVPPNGSVGPVLPVVTSTTKLSPPLLSSMASLSAFPFSFGSFHLLSPNVLSPATPTQSATLSKPYRPWGTEIGAF; encoded by the exons ATGGGGGAGACGGGCGCGGGGCGAGGCGCGGGGCGCGCGCTGGGCGCCCTCCTCCcgcgcgccccccgccgcctgcccgacggccgcccgcgccccgccgccgccatgaAGCGGGCGCACCCCGAGTACAGCTCGTCGGACAGCGAGGAGCTGGACGAGGCCGTCGAGGTGGAGAAGGAGAGCGCGGACGAGAACGG GAACTTGAGCTCGGCCGCGGGCTCCGTGTCTCCCTCCACCAGCTCGCAGATCCTGGCCAGGAAGAGGCGCCGAGGG ATCATCGAGAAGCGTCGCCGCGATCGCATCAACAACAGCCTGTCCGAGCTGAGGAGGCTGGTGCCCAGCGCCTTTGAGAAGCAG GGATCAGCCaagctggaaaaagcagagattcTGCAGATGACTGTCGATCACCTGAAAATGTTGCAtacagcaggagggaaag GCTATTTTGATGCTCATGCTTTGGCTATGGACTATCGGAGTCTAGGGTTTCGAGAGTGCCTGGCTGAAGTTGCTCGATACCTTAGTATTATAGAGGGTCTGGACGCCTCCGATCCTCTGCGAGTTCGACTTGTGTCTCATCTCAATAACTACGCCTCTCAACGGGAAGCAGCAAGTAGCGCACACACTGGCATTGGACACATTCCTTGGGGCAGTGCCTTTGGACATCACCCTCACATATCTCACCCGTTGCTGCTGGCTCAAAATGGGCACGGTAATACCAGTACTACAGCTTCCTCCACGGAACCGCATCACCAGACCAGAATTGCTGCCCCACATGCTGAAACTTCCTCACTCAGAGTGCCCCCAAATGGCAGCGTTGGACCAGTGCTCCCGGTGGTCACATCGACTACCAAactgtctcctcctctcctctcctccatgGCATCTCTGTCTGCATTCCCCTTTTCGTTTGGCTCCTTCCATCTGCTCTCCCCCAATGTGCTGAGCCCGGCTACACCGACGCAGTCAGCAACCCTTAGCAAACCATACAGACCCTGGGGGACTGAGATTGGAGCCTTCTAA